In one Pseudomonadota bacterium genomic region, the following are encoded:
- a CDS encoding AraC family transcriptional regulator, protein MGQVTSLFARKVVGVAGTAIEARAVLASVGLDVDGAWDPKHMLDEDAYYGMIEMMAGQMDITPLPLIVGEAMRPDEYGALGLAWKSAPDLLGSFSRVARYWRLWTSFSLYELRDTPQGMLFIEHREGPRRLGMRISIEADLASGVALSRQVSRRPFAPVEVYFRHAAPKTIAHHEAYFDCPVHFGADMDAMLLSHNALAEPNLLGDEGITQFLVSHLDRELAQIDDKPALAAQTKSEIARALSEGLPKMADIARRMGLSARSFHRRLAEQGLSFQTLTEQTRAEIALSMLRQDRFALAEIAFLTGYSEQSAFNRAFKRWTGMTPAAYRKALD, encoded by the coding sequence ATGGGTCAGGTTACGTCTCTTTTTGCCCGCAAGGTTGTGGGCGTTGCAGGCACCGCCATCGAAGCCCGCGCCGTTCTCGCGTCCGTTGGCCTCGATGTGGACGGCGCCTGGGACCCAAAGCATATGCTCGACGAGGATGCCTATTACGGCATGATCGAGATGATGGCCGGGCAGATGGACATCACGCCCCTGCCGCTCATCGTCGGCGAGGCCATGCGGCCGGACGAGTACGGTGCTCTCGGCCTCGCCTGGAAATCGGCCCCCGATCTCCTCGGCTCGTTCTCGCGCGTGGCGCGGTACTGGCGCCTTTGGACCAGTTTTTCGCTCTACGAACTAAGAGACACGCCCCAAGGCATGCTTTTCATCGAACACCGGGAGGGGCCGCGTCGCCTTGGCATGCGCATTTCCATCGAGGCGGATCTTGCGAGCGGCGTGGCGCTCAGCCGCCAGGTCTCACGACGACCGTTTGCGCCGGTCGAGGTGTATTTCCGGCATGCAGCACCCAAAACCATTGCGCACCACGAGGCGTATTTTGACTGTCCCGTCCATTTCGGCGCGGACATGGACGCCATGCTTCTCTCCCATAACGCGTTGGCCGAGCCGAACCTGCTTGGTGACGAGGGCATCACGCAGTTCCTCGTCTCGCATCTTGACCGGGAACTCGCGCAGATCGACGACAAGCCAGCCTTGGCGGCGCAGACCAAAAGCGAGATCGCCCGCGCACTCAGCGAAGGGCTGCCCAAGATGGCGGACATCGCACGGAGAATGGGACTGAGCGCCCGATCCTTTCATCGGCGCCTTGCCGAACAGGGGCTGAGCTTCCAGACGCTCACGGAACAGACGCGCGCCGAGATCGCCTTGAGCATGCTCCGGCAGGATCGCTTCGCCTTGGCGGAGATCGCGTTTCTCACCGGCTACTCGGAGCAGAGCGCCTTCAACCGCGCTTTCAAGAGATGGACGGGCATGACACCCGCGGCCTATCGCAAGGCGCTGGACTGA
- a CDS encoding SRPBCC family protein — translation MTFKTFATYTACGIAALAVSTFALPRHVSIERTATIEANPEAVLALAASNTGYQSFNPYKDLDPDLRVEMFGPAAGVGSGFSFESKDGAGRQTVASVTADQVVFDLDLGPLGQPTQAISAVAIDGVTEVRWSMDMDLGMNPLFRVMGLFMDGMIGPNFELGLANIADAAA, via the coding sequence ATGACCTTCAAGACATTCGCGACCTACACGGCCTGCGGTATCGCGGCACTCGCTGTCAGCACCTTCGCGCTTCCGCGCCATGTGAGCATCGAACGCACCGCGACCATCGAGGCCAACCCTGAGGCCGTGCTGGCGCTCGCTGCGTCCAATACCGGCTACCAATCCTTCAATCCCTACAAGGACCTCGACCCCGACCTGCGGGTGGAGATGTTTGGCCCGGCAGCGGGCGTGGGCTCGGGCTTTTCCTTCGAAAGCAAGGACGGCGCGGGCCGGCAAACGGTGGCCTCTGTCACGGCAGATCAGGTTGTCTTCGACCTCGATCTCGGCCCTCTGGGGCAGCCGACACAGGCGATCTCCGCGGTGGCCATCGACGGCGTGACCGAGGTCCGCTGGTCCATGGACATGGATCTCGGCATGAACCCCCTCTTCCGCGTCATGGGCCTCTTCATGGATGGAATGATCGGCCCGAACTTCGAGCTTGGTCTTGCCAACATCGCCGACGCCGCGGCTTAA
- a CDS encoding YciI family protein, producing MRYTFLLYSDPAMAAGMTEEDWAKSKEIYGQYIGALQEAGVFIETDWLHPADTATTVTLAGGEKRVQDGPFAETKETLGGYFAIDVPNLDEAMKWAEKCPHVHYGKLEIRASAMGSV from the coding sequence ATGCGTTATACTTTTCTTCTTTATTCCGATCCCGCCATGGCCGCCGGCATGACCGAAGAGGATTGGGCCAAGTCCAAGGAAATCTACGGCCAATATATCGGCGCCCTCCAGGAAGCCGGTGTCTTCATCGAGACCGACTGGCTTCACCCCGCCGACACCGCCACCACAGTCACCTTGGCCGGTGGCGAGAAGCGCGTGCAGGACGGCCCCTTCGCAGAAACGAAAGAGACGCTCGGCGGCTATTTCGCCATCGATGTGCCCAATCTCGATGAAGCGATGAAATGGGCGGAGAAATGCCCCCATGTTCATTATGGAAAGCTCGAAATCCGCGCCTCGGCGATGGGCAGCGTGTGA
- a CDS encoding DUF6596 domain-containing protein, whose translation MTRTDAQARAEDVARAAYGKLIAMLASRTGDIIAAEDALADAFVAALKTWPDRGIPDRPEAWLLTVAKNRRIDQARRDARLVITDEANDMADAYATEPEGTELDERLKLMFVCAHPAIDAAVRTPLMLQTVLGLEAEQIAQAYLLNPATMAQRLVRAKKKIKSAGIPFVVPDPDAYPERMVAVLEAVYGAYAVDWLDGEGDLSHEAFFLSSILAELAPENPEALGLAALIGFIEARRDARLADGVLVPVPEQDVELWDQPLIERSVSMLTAASHKRTHGSLPGRFELEAAIQSVHAARTVTGRTDWRALSQLYAGLMRAYPSIGGAVSRAAVVAEDAGPAEGLRMLDVIEFDRLDAYQPFHAVRARCLAELGQTADAAEAYAKAISMCSDRPSRLWLEKKFDALRKKMS comes from the coding sequence GTGACCAGAACGGACGCACAGGCGCGGGCGGAAGACGTCGCCCGCGCCGCTTACGGCAAACTGATCGCGATGCTGGCCAGCCGAACGGGCGACATCATCGCCGCCGAGGATGCCCTCGCCGATGCCTTCGTCGCGGCCCTCAAGACTTGGCCGGACCGCGGCATTCCCGACAGGCCCGAGGCCTGGCTTTTGACAGTGGCCAAGAACAGACGCATCGATCAGGCGCGCCGTGACGCCCGTCTGGTCATCACAGACGAGGCGAATGACATGGCCGACGCATACGCGACCGAACCCGAGGGCACCGAGCTCGATGAGCGGCTCAAGCTCATGTTCGTCTGCGCCCATCCCGCGATCGACGCGGCGGTTCGCACGCCCCTCATGCTCCAGACCGTGCTGGGGCTCGAAGCCGAACAGATCGCGCAGGCCTATCTGCTCAACCCCGCCACCATGGCGCAGCGCCTCGTGCGGGCGAAAAAGAAGATCAAGTCCGCCGGGATCCCCTTCGTCGTGCCCGACCCGGACGCGTACCCCGAGCGCATGGTCGCCGTGCTCGAAGCCGTCTACGGCGCCTACGCCGTCGATTGGCTGGACGGAGAAGGCGATCTCAGTCACGAAGCCTTCTTTCTGTCGAGCATCCTGGCCGAACTAGCCCCTGAGAACCCCGAGGCGCTTGGCCTCGCGGCGCTGATCGGCTTCATCGAAGCCCGCCGCGATGCGCGCCTCGCGGATGGCGTGCTGGTGCCCGTCCCGGAACAGGATGTCGAACTCTGGGACCAGCCCCTCATCGAGCGTTCGGTGAGCATGTTGACGGCGGCCTCGCACAAGCGCACGCACGGGAGTCTCCCGGGCAGGTTCGAGCTGGAGGCGGCCATTCAATCGGTGCATGCCGCGCGAACCGTCACCGGGCGCACCGATTGGCGCGCCCTTTCACAGCTGTATGCCGGATTGATGCGCGCCTATCCCTCCATCGGCGGAGCCGTGAGCCGCGCCGCCGTCGTGGCCGAGGATGCCGGCCCCGCCGAAGGCCTGAGGATGCTGGATGTCATCGAGTTCGACCGATTGGACGCCTACCAGCCCTTCCATGCCGTGCGCGCGCGGTGTCTCGCCGAACTGGGCCAGACCGCTGACGCGGCCGAGGCCTATGCGAAGGCGATTTCCATGTGCAGCGACCGCCCGTCCAGGCTCTGGCTCGAGAAAAAATTCGACGCTCTGCGAAAAAAGATGTCGTGA
- a CDS encoding SRPBCC family protein: protein MTIVYAIAAILAAIALIALLLPRRVVVSRQADVAMRPEDVIARASSTEGFQTFNPYRTSDPDLKITPFGPAKGVGSGFSFAGKEGKGTQTVTDVTATRVTHLIDLGAMGKPVQTIEAEETETGALVTWTVTSDMGFNPIFRVFGLFMDRMLGRTYELGLKNIASTA from the coding sequence ATGACTATCGTTTACGCAATCGCAGCCATCCTCGCCGCCATCGCCCTGATCGCCCTCCTCCTGCCCCGCAGGGTCGTCGTCTCCCGTCAAGCAGATGTCGCCATGCGCCCCGAAGATGTCATCGCGCGGGCCTCGAGCACGGAAGGCTTCCAAACCTTCAACCCCTACCGCACCAGCGATCCCGACCTGAAGATCACGCCGTTCGGCCCGGCAAAGGGCGTCGGCTCCGGCTTCAGCTTCGCCGGCAAGGAGGGCAAGGGCACGCAGACCGTGACCGATGTGACCGCCACCCGCGTCACCCACCTCATCGACCTCGGCGCTATGGGCAAGCCCGTTCAGACGATCGAAGCCGAAGAGACGGAGACCGGCGCCCTCGTGACCTGGACCGTGACCTCCGACATGGGCTTCAATCCGATCTTCCGCGTCTTCGGGCTTTTCATGGACCGGATGCTCGGCCGGACCTACGAGCTCGGCCTCAAGAACATCGCATCGACCGCATGA
- a CDS encoding helix-turn-helix domain-containing protein: MQRGRVDQTGRHRRAALSPPFTFTRRVKATFGVTPSKHLLELRLERVKALLVDTDLSIARISYECGFSSQAHLTTRFSEAFGLTPAKYRRAHQRR; the protein is encoded by the coding sequence ATCCAGCGTGGACGGGTCGATCAGACTGGGCGACATCGCCGCGCAGCTCTCTCTCCCCCCTTCACGTTCACCCGCCGCGTCAAAGCGACCTTCGGGGTCACGCCATCCAAGCACCTGTTGGAGCTTCGCCTCGAGAGGGTCAAAGCACTGCTCGTGGACACCGATCTTTCCATTGCCCGGATTTCTTATGAGTGCGGGTTCTCCTCCCAGGCACATCTCACGACACGCTTCTCGGAGGCGTTTGGGCTGACGCCGGCAAAATACCGAAGGGCGCATCAAAGGCGGTAG
- a CDS encoding DUF1801 domain-containing protein, producing MERFCEQMSEVGPQAPRRMRGGSEKYYSVPVYTVKRDIVAISPTKTGITFSFTYGASFEDRHGTLTGSGKRSRTVRVSKLETYPEEAIADFIRQAVALDLCKAG from the coding sequence GTGGAGCGGTTTTGTGAGCAGATGTCCGAAGTCGGGCCCCAAGCGCCGCGCCGGATGCGTGGTGGCTCTGAGAAATACTACTCGGTGCCTGTCTACACCGTGAAGCGAGACATCGTCGCGATCAGCCCTACCAAAACAGGTATCACCTTTTCGTTCACCTATGGTGCGAGCTTTGAAGACCGGCACGGAACGCTCACCGGGTCGGGAAAACGGTCGAGGACTGTCAGAGTGTCGAAACTCGAGACCTACCCTGAAGAGGCGATCGCCGATTTCATACGGCAAGCCGTCGCGCTCGATCTCTGCAAGGCCGGCTAG
- a CDS encoding 3'-5' exonuclease, giving the protein MAERLGLRIRVFLFFGLLAGGGAALAAGALAFGWSRAGPEAASAPFVTAFLLFAFLNTGLIVGIWLLFDENVAKPIDKLSAKLRLRALSGESAEIGAGDAPYLGDLAPAAGALSENAQSSLEDTARRVARETEKLTSESERLTALLTEIPIATILLNPAREIVLYDGQAAEVLSGIGTPRLKAPIHDYFEPESLDEAIAALSDELSEVPFELKAETTTLKARLKALGTDGHLIFIDAPPEPVAAIAARPLVFDFDLMKTASAPLDMQNRPLRDLCFVVVDLETTGLSVKDDAIIQMAAVRIVGGEIVPGEEFATYVDPGRTIPPASTRIHKISDKDVAGAPLICDAGRRLHHFARDAVLVAHNAPFDLGLLKRHEAEIGARWDHPVLDTVLLSAVAFGTTEEHSLDGLCERLAITIPPEDRHSALGDAKATAHALVKLLKMLEARGLEDFARLQPEIDRQARRFYSRAEAATG; this is encoded by the coding sequence ATGGCCGAGCGTCTCGGCCTCCGCATAAGGGTCTTCCTCTTCTTCGGCCTCCTCGCCGGGGGCGGGGCCGCCCTTGCGGCGGGTGCGCTCGCCTTCGGCTGGTCGCGCGCGGGGCCGGAGGCTGCCTCCGCCCCTTTCGTCACCGCCTTTCTGCTCTTCGCATTCCTGAATACCGGGCTCATCGTCGGTATCTGGCTCCTCTTCGACGAGAACGTGGCCAAGCCCATCGACAAGCTCTCCGCCAAGCTTCGCCTCCGCGCGCTATCGGGCGAAAGCGCGGAAATCGGCGCCGGTGACGCGCCCTATCTGGGCGATCTCGCTCCGGCGGCCGGGGCGCTTTCCGAGAATGCCCAAAGCTCTCTCGAAGACACCGCGCGGCGCGTGGCCCGCGAGACGGAGAAACTCACCTCCGAGAGCGAACGGCTCACGGCGCTTCTCACCGAAATCCCCATCGCGACGATCCTCCTCAATCCCGCGCGGGAGATCGTGCTCTACGACGGGCAGGCAGCGGAGGTCTTGTCCGGCATCGGCACACCCCGGCTCAAGGCTCCGATCCACGATTACTTCGAACCGGAGAGCCTCGATGAGGCGATCGCCGCATTGTCCGACGAGCTCTCGGAAGTCCCTTTCGAGCTCAAAGCCGAGACCACGACCCTTAAGGCGCGGCTCAAGGCGCTCGGCACCGACGGGCACCTGATCTTCATCGATGCCCCGCCGGAACCCGTGGCCGCCATCGCAGCCCGGCCCCTCGTCTTTGACTTCGATCTCATGAAGACGGCGTCCGCGCCCCTCGACATGCAGAACCGCCCCCTGCGCGATCTCTGCTTCGTCGTCGTCGATCTCGAGACGACGGGGCTTTCCGTAAAGGACGATGCCATCATCCAGATGGCCGCGGTGCGTATCGTGGGGGGAGAAATCGTACCGGGCGAGGAATTCGCCACCTATGTCGATCCGGGGCGCACAATCCCACCCGCCTCCACGCGCATTCACAAGATCTCGGACAAGGACGTGGCCGGCGCGCCGCTGATCTGCGACGCCGGGCGCAGGCTACATCATTTCGCGCGGGATGCCGTATTAGTGGCCCACAATGCGCCGTTCGATCTCGGACTGCTGAAGCGGCACGAAGCGGAGATCGGCGCGCGCTGGGATCACCCGGTGCTCGATACCGTGCTCCTGTCGGCTGTGGCCTTCGGCACGACGGAGGAACATTCCCTCGACGGACTGTGCGAGCGGCTCGCCATCACCATTCCGCCTGAAGACCGGCACAGCGCGCTCGGGGATGCAAAAGCCACCGCGCACGCGCTCGTTAAGCTGCTCAAGATGCTCGAGGCACGGGGGCTCGAAGACTTCGCCCGCCTCCAGCCCGAGATCGACAGGCAGGCCCGGCGCTTCTACAGCCGTGCCGAGGCGGCGACCGGGTAA
- a CDS encoding DUF294 nucleotidyltransferase-like domain-containing protein: MALSADLTHFLASVHPYDSLPEAALKSLSEMCEARDFAAGEAVFSLGDDVPGLFVIAEGEVEVTDETDVQLSLLGPRNSFGERALLRGDAATRTATATRPARTIMVPSAAFFALIEDHGQVRKFFNRRRPKRAEATDLGTMPVERLMTREVIACTPETPIREAARLMDERRISAICVQDAAGFSGIMTLRDLNSRVVVAGESPEAPVSSIMTENPLALGPNALVTDVLHLMVEKRIGHIPIVDGGKLLGIVTQTDLTRAQALSSADLVGRIAKAADAGEMALATAEIPQLLVQLVEAGNRHEVVTRLITDIADTATRRLLALAEETLGPPPCAYLWLACGSQGRQEQTGISDQDNCLILSDDVQPENMDYFKRLAEFVSQGLDRCGYFFCPGDMMATNPRWCQPLRVWREYFMGWIAKPNPEAQMLASVMFDLRPIGGEESLFDGLRKATLEAASKNSIFTAHMVANSLKHQPPLGLLRGLATIRSGEHRNALDLKHSGVVPVVDLGRIYALQGQLTAANTRARLDAAIAAGTVSKSGGADLLDAYDHIATTRLEHQAAQVKAGGKPTNYLDPSALSDFERSHLRDAFVVVKTMQSAAGSGKGTLG, translated from the coding sequence ATGGCGCTATCCGCCGACCTCACCCATTTCCTCGCCTCCGTGCATCCCTATGACAGCTTGCCCGAGGCGGCGCTGAAATCGCTCTCCGAGATGTGCGAGGCGCGCGATTTCGCGGCGGGGGAGGCGGTCTTCTCCCTGGGAGACGATGTGCCCGGGCTCTTTGTCATCGCCGAGGGCGAAGTCGAGGTCACCGACGAGACGGATGTCCAGCTGTCGCTCCTCGGCCCCCGGAATTCCTTTGGCGAGCGCGCGCTTCTGCGCGGCGATGCCGCCACCCGCACCGCGACGGCCACGCGGCCCGCGCGGACGATCATGGTCCCCTCCGCGGCCTTCTTCGCGCTCATCGAGGACCACGGGCAGGTCCGCAAGTTCTTCAACCGCCGTCGGCCAAAGCGCGCAGAGGCCACTGATCTGGGCACGATGCCCGTGGAGCGGCTCATGACGCGGGAGGTCATCGCCTGCACGCCCGAGACGCCCATCCGGGAGGCCGCGCGGCTCATGGACGAGCGCCGGATCTCCGCGATCTGCGTGCAGGATGCGGCGGGCTTTTCGGGGATCATGACGCTACGTGATCTCAACAGCCGCGTCGTCGTGGCCGGGGAGAGCCCGGAGGCGCCGGTGTCCTCGATCATGACGGAAAACCCCCTCGCGCTCGGGCCCAATGCCCTCGTAACAGACGTCCTGCATCTCATGGTCGAAAAGCGCATCGGGCATATCCCGATCGTGGACGGCGGGAAGCTCCTCGGCATCGTCACGCAGACGGATCTGACGCGGGCGCAGGCGCTTTCCTCCGCCGATCTCGTGGGACGCATTGCAAAGGCCGCGGATGCGGGCGAAATGGCGCTTGCCACCGCCGAGATTCCGCAGCTTCTCGTGCAACTCGTGGAAGCGGGCAACCGACACGAGGTCGTCACCCGCCTCATCACCGACATCGCCGATACCGCCACGCGGCGCCTTCTGGCGCTGGCGGAAGAGACGCTCGGCCCACCGCCCTGCGCCTATCTCTGGCTCGCCTGCGGCTCCCAAGGCCGACAGGAGCAGACGGGCATCTCGGACCAGGACAATTGCCTGATCCTGAGCGACGACGTGCAGCCCGAGAACATGGACTATTTCAAGCGCCTCGCCGAATTCGTCTCCCAAGGGCTCGACCGCTGCGGATATTTCTTCTGCCCGGGCGACATGATGGCCACGAACCCGCGCTGGTGCCAGCCTTTGCGCGTGTGGCGGGAGTATTTCATGGGCTGGATCGCCAAGCCCAACCCGGAGGCGCAGATGCTCGCCTCCGTCATGTTCGATCTGCGGCCCATCGGCGGGGAGGAGAGCCTTTTCGACGGGCTGCGCAAGGCGACGCTGGAAGCCGCCTCGAAGAACTCGATCTTCACCGCGCACATGGTCGCCAATTCGCTCAAGCACCAACCGCCGCTGGGGCTCCTGCGCGGGCTGGCCACCATCCGTTCGGGCGAGCACCGCAATGCGCTCGATCTCAAGCACAGCGGGGTTGTCCCCGTCGTGGATCTCGGCCGCATCTATGCGCTTCAGGGGCAACTGACGGCGGCGAATACACGCGCGCGGCTCGACGCGGCCATCGCGGCGGGGACGGTTTCGAAATCCGGCGGGGCGGACCTCCTCGACGCCTATGACCACATCGCCACCACACGCCTCGAACACCAGGCCGCGCAGGTAAAGGCGGGCGGGAAACCCACGAACTACCTCGATCCATCCGCGCTGTCGGATTTCGAAAGGAGCCACCTGCGCGACGCCTTCGTCGTTGTCAAAACCATGCAGTCCGCGGCAGGCTCGGGCAAAGGGACGCTAGGATAA
- a CDS encoding sodium:solute symporter family protein, with protein MDQFTLNLLFVGASFALYIGIAVWARAGSTSEFYAAGRGVHPVTNGMATAADWMSAASFISMAGLIAFTGYDNSSFLMGWTGGYVLLALLLAPYLRKFGKFTVSEFIGDRFYSKTARMVAVICLLVASITYVIGQMQGVGIAFGRFLEIDAFWGLMIGAVVVFAYAVFGGMKGVTYTQVAQYCVLITAYTIPAVFISLQLTGNPIPALGLFGTTEGGEPLLATLDQIVTDLGFREYTAAHGSTINMVLFTLSLMIGTAGLPHVIMRFFTVPKVSDARWSAGWTLVFIALLYLTAPAVGAMARLNISELMWPNGTDAAAVSVEQIETDPEYAWMATWQKTGLLDWEDKNGDGLIQYYNDGNADLQARAEANGWAGNELTNFNRDILVLANPEIANLPGWVIGLVAAGGLAAALSTAAGLLLAISSAVSHDLLKGQLTPNMSEKNELLAARISMAAAIVVAVLLGLNPPGFAAQTVALAFGLAAASIFPALMMGIFSTRINNTGAVAGMLAGLVVTLVYIFLHKGWFFIPDTNTFTDADPLLGPVKSTSFGAIGALVNFSVAYIVAGMTKETPQEIKDLVESVRIPRGAGAAVDGH; from the coding sequence ATGGATCAGTTTACACTCAACCTTCTCTTTGTGGGCGCGTCGTTTGCGCTCTACATCGGGATCGCCGTCTGGGCCCGCGCGGGCTCGACGTCTGAATTCTATGCTGCGGGCCGGGGCGTTCACCCCGTCACCAACGGCATGGCCACCGCGGCGGACTGGATGTCCGCGGCGTCCTTCATCTCCATGGCCGGCCTCATCGCCTTCACGGGCTATGACAACTCGTCCTTCCTCATGGGCTGGACGGGCGGTTACGTGCTTCTCGCACTCCTGCTGGCGCCCTACCTGCGCAAGTTCGGCAAGTTCACGGTGTCCGAGTTCATCGGCGACCGGTTCTATTCGAAGACCGCGCGCATGGTGGCGGTGATCTGTCTGCTCGTGGCCTCCATCACCTACGTGATCGGCCAGATGCAGGGCGTGGGCATCGCCTTTGGCCGCTTCCTCGAGATCGATGCCTTCTGGGGTCTGATGATCGGCGCCGTGGTGGTGTTCGCCTACGCGGTGTTCGGCGGCATGAAGGGCGTGACCTACACGCAGGTCGCACAGTATTGCGTGCTCATCACGGCCTACACGATCCCGGCCGTCTTCATCTCGCTCCAGCTCACGGGCAACCCGATCCCGGCGCTCGGTCTCTTCGGCACGACGGAAGGCGGCGAGCCGCTTCTCGCCACGCTCGACCAGATCGTCACCGATCTGGGCTTCCGCGAATACACGGCGGCCCATGGCTCCACGATCAACATGGTGCTCTTCACGCTGTCGCTCATGATCGGCACGGCGGGTCTGCCCCACGTGATCATGCGCTTCTTCACGGTGCCCAAGGTGTCTGACGCGCGCTGGTCTGCTGGCTGGACGCTTGTCTTCATCGCGCTTCTCTACCTGACGGCCCCGGCCGTGGGAGCCATGGCGCGCCTCAACATCTCCGAACTGATGTGGCCCAATGGCACGGATGCCGCGGCGGTGAGCGTCGAGCAGATCGAGACAGATCCGGAATATGCGTGGATGGCCACGTGGCAGAAGACCGGGCTTCTCGACTGGGAAGACAAGAACGGCGACGGCCTCATCCAGTACTACAACGACGGCAATGCCGATCTTCAGGCGCGGGCCGAGGCGAACGGTTGGGCGGGCAACGAGCTCACCAACTTCAACCGTGACATCCTCGTGCTGGCCAACCCGGAGATCGCCAACCTGCCTGGTTGGGTGATCGGCCTCGTGGCAGCGGGCGGCCTTGCGGCGGCACTCTCCACCGCGGCTGGCCTCCTGCTCGCCATCTCCTCGGCGGTGTCCCATGACCTTCTCAAGGGTCAGCTGACGCCGAACATGTCCGAGAAGAACGAGCTTCTGGCGGCGCGCATCTCGATGGCGGCAGCCATCGTGGTGGCGGTGCTTCTGGGCCTCAACCCGCCGGGCTTTGCTGCGCAGACCGTGGCACTTGCCTTCGGCCTCGCCGCGGCGTCCATCTTCCCGGCACTGATGATGGGGATCTTCTCGACCCGCATCAACAATACCGGTGCGGTTGCGGGCATGCTCGCGGGCCTCGTGGTGACGCTCGTCTACATCTTCCTGCACAAGGGCTGGTTCTTCATCCCGGACACCAACACCTTCACCGACGCTGATCCGCTTCTCGGGCCGGTCAAGTCCACCTCCTTCGGTGCCATCGGCGCGCTGGTCAACTTCTCGGTGGCCTACATCGTTGCCGGCATGACCAAGGAGACCCCGCAGGAGATCAAGGATCTCGTCGAGAGCGTGCGTATCCCGCGCGGCGCCGGCGCGGCCGTGGACGGCCACTAA